From Hippea alviniae EP5-r, the proteins below share one genomic window:
- a CDS encoding NADP-dependent isocitrate dehydrogenase produces the protein MAERPKMIWTKTDEAPYLASFSLYPIVKAFVKHAGVDIEIRDISLAGRILATFPDYLKEDQKVNDDLAYLGELVNKPEANVIKLPNISASVVQLKEAIKELQSKGYNVPDYPEEPKTEEEKKIQERYAKVLGSAVNPVLRQGNSDRRLPNAVKEFAKKYPDKMGLPLKPWPEDSKSHVAHMESGDFYENEKSVTLDKETDVEIQFIDENGNKQVIKKLHLLKGEVLDGTFMSAKALRKFYEEQVKDAKEKGVLLSLHLKATMMKVSDPILFGHMVEIYFKDVFEKHKETFEKLGVNPNNGLVDLYKKIEQLDEAKRKEIEEDIQKVYEKNPDLAMVDSRKGITNLHAPNLIIIDASMPPMIRDGGKMWNKNDELQDTKAIIPDRSYARMYKEIVEDCKRNGQFDRTTMGDVSNVGLMAMKAEEYGSHDKTFEAPANGTVRIVDADGNVLIEHKVEKGDIWRACQVKDEAIKDWVGLAVRRAKATGDPAVFWLDENRAHDAQLIKKVKEYLPEMLKKYNAEDIADNIKIMPPVEAMRYSLERIRKGENTISVTGNVLRDYLTDLFPILEVGTSAKMLSIVPLLAGGGLFETGAGGSAPKHAQQLIEEGHLRWDSLGEFGAIFASLEHIAEKYDNKKARIMADAADKAMTKVLENQKWPGRKVHQLDSRGEHFYFAMYWAESLAEQNEDEELKKIFEPIAKELKENEEKIIDDFDKAQGAPCDIDGYYWPDESKIEKIMRCSETFNSIIDKL, from the coding sequence ATGGCTGAAAGACCAAAGATGATTTGGACAAAGACGGATGAGGCGCCTTATTTGGCAAGTTTCTCATTGTATCCAATTGTAAAGGCGTTTGTTAAACATGCGGGTGTGGACATAGAGATAAGAGACATCTCTTTAGCTGGAAGAATTCTTGCAACATTCCCAGATTATTTGAAAGAAGACCAAAAAGTTAACGATGATTTGGCTTATCTTGGTGAACTTGTTAACAAACCAGAAGCAAATGTTATAAAATTGCCAAACATTTCTGCAAGTGTTGTTCAGTTAAAAGAAGCGATAAAAGAGCTTCAGAGCAAAGGTTATAATGTTCCGGATTACCCAGAAGAGCCAAAAACAGAAGAAGAGAAAAAGATTCAGGAGAGATACGCAAAGGTTTTAGGAAGTGCGGTTAACCCAGTTTTAAGGCAGGGTAATTCAGATAGAAGATTGCCTAATGCAGTTAAAGAGTTTGCTAAGAAATATCCGGACAAGATGGGCTTACCTTTGAAACCTTGGCCAGAAGATTCAAAAAGTCATGTAGCACACATGGAAAGTGGCGATTTCTATGAAAATGAAAAATCTGTCACACTGGACAAGGAGACGGATGTTGAGATTCAGTTTATAGATGAGAATGGCAATAAACAGGTTATAAAGAAACTGCATCTACTCAAAGGTGAAGTGCTCGATGGCACATTCATGAGTGCAAAGGCTTTGAGAAAATTCTATGAAGAACAGGTAAAAGACGCAAAAGAAAAGGGCGTTCTTTTAAGCCTTCACCTTAAAGCTACGATGATGAAAGTGTCCGACCCAATCTTGTTTGGACACATGGTTGAGATATATTTCAAAGATGTATTTGAAAAACATAAAGAGACCTTTGAGAAACTCGGCGTTAATCCGAATAACGGACTTGTTGACCTTTATAAGAAGATTGAGCAGCTTGACGAAGCAAAGAGAAAAGAAATTGAAGAAGATATACAAAAGGTTTATGAGAAGAATCCAGACCTTGCAATGGTTGACTCTCGCAAAGGCATCACAAACCTTCATGCTCCAAACTTGATAATTATCGATGCTTCTATGCCGCCGATGATAAGAGATGGCGGTAAAATGTGGAACAAGAACGACGAGCTTCAGGATACAAAGGCGATTATTCCAGATAGAAGCTACGCAAGGATGTATAAAGAGATTGTTGAAGACTGCAAGAGAAATGGCCAGTTTGATAGAACGACAATGGGCGATGTCTCCAATGTTGGCTTGATGGCAATGAAGGCTGAGGAATATGGTTCTCACGACAAGACATTTGAGGCACCAGCAAACGGAACTGTAAGAATTGTTGATGCAGATGGCAATGTTCTGATTGAGCATAAGGTTGAGAAGGGTGATATCTGGAGAGCCTGCCAGGTTAAAGATGAAGCTATAAAAGACTGGGTTGGCCTTGCAGTAAGAAGGGCTAAGGCAACGGGTGACCCTGCAGTATTCTGGCTTGATGAGAACAGGGCTCATGATGCTCAACTGATTAAGAAGGTAAAAGAATATCTGCCAGAGATGCTCAAAAAATACAATGCTGAAGATATAGCTGACAACATCAAGATAATGCCACCAGTTGAGGCTATGAGATACTCGCTTGAGAGAATCAGAAAAGGTGAGAATACAATTTCAGTAACTGGCAATGTTCTCAGAGATTATCTGACAGACTTATTCCCAATCCTTGAAGTTGGAACATCCGCAAAAATGCTTTCGATTGTTCCGCTGCTTGCTGGTGGTGGTCTTTTTGAGACAGGCGCTGGTGGTTCTGCTCCAAAACATGCTCAGCAGCTCATTGAAGAAGGCCATTTGAGATGGGATTCTTTGGGTGAGTTTGGTGCTATTTTCGCATCACTTGAGCATATAGCTGAGAAATACGACAACAAAAAAGCAAGGATAATGGCCGATGCTGCTGATAAAGCTATGACTAAGGTTTTGGAGAATCAGAAATGGCCTGGAAGAAAGGTTCATCAGCTTGACTCAAGAGGAGAACACTTCTACTTTGCAATGTATTGGGCTGAAAGTTTAGCTGAGCAGAATGAAGATGAAGAACTTAAGAAGATTTTTGAACCTATAGCAAAAGAGCTTAAAGAGAACGAAGAAAAAATAATTGATGATTTTGATAAAGCTCAGGGTGCTCCGTGTGATATAGATGGTTATTACTGGCCAGATGAGTCTAAGATTGAAAAAATAATGAGATGCAGCGAAACATTCAACTCCATAATAGACAAACTTTAA
- a CDS encoding 4Fe-4S binding protein, which produces MAEKRLPVEIDEKLCKGCGLCVNVCPKNVLEMVEDLHVWMGTIAKVVRPEDCIRCKMCEDICPDFAIKVADIGVELTFEDSKGNLITKSK; this is translated from the coding sequence ATGGCTGAAAAACGATTGCCAGTTGAGATTGATGAGAAGCTGTGCAAAGGTTGCGGCTTGTGTGTAAATGTTTGCCCAAAGAATGTGCTTGAGATGGTCGAAGATTTGCATGTTTGGATGGGTACTATTGCAAAGGTTGTAAGGCCTGAAGACTGCATAAGGTGCAAGATGTGCGAAGATATCTGTCCTGATTTTGCTATCAAGGTTGCAGACATTGGTGTTGAGCTTACATTTGAAGATAGCAAAGGAAATTTGATTACAAAGAGTAAATAG
- a CDS encoding 2-oxoacid:acceptor oxidoreductase subunit alpha has translation MGRIEFMDANAAIAEAAVVAGLGFYAGYPITPSSEVPERLSKIAPEKGIPFIMMEDEIASINACVGAAASGVKAMTCTSGPGLSLKQEAFGMACMFEVPLVVVDVMRGGPSTGLPTRPSQGDIMQARWGTHGDHPVIAVAPCNAQEAVFETIRAFNMAEKFRQPVYILTDGSLSHLHTKVYIPDPEEVEVIDRQPPEVEPDEYYPYDYNYEIPPLAPWWTKDGKSYRYHLSSLVHDKTGFPTVVPKYVQWLETRMMNKIMNHLDEILKYEYYKMDDAETCVIAFGSTAEAVRVAIDEAREQGIKVGMFRPLTIWPSPEAQIKDIASKVKNIIVAEMNLGQYVLEVQRIVAGQTPVYNIAQMTGTLIRPSQILEKIKDPSKKVELIMSEEEIKRFGGGE, from the coding sequence ATGGGAAGAATTGAATTTATGGATGCAAACGCAGCTATAGCAGAAGCGGCTGTGGTTGCAGGATTGGGCTTCTATGCCGGTTATCCAATAACACCTTCAAGCGAAGTTCCTGAAAGGCTTTCAAAAATTGCACCAGAGAAGGGCATTCCTTTCATCATGATGGAAGACGAGATTGCAAGTATCAATGCTTGCGTTGGTGCTGCTGCAAGCGGCGTTAAAGCCATGACATGTACAAGCGGCCCTGGTCTTTCGTTGAAGCAGGAAGCATTTGGTATGGCTTGTATGTTTGAAGTTCCGCTTGTAGTTGTCGATGTTATGAGAGGTGGTCCATCTACGGGTTTGCCAACAAGGCCATCTCAGGGCGATATAATGCAGGCAAGATGGGGAACACACGGCGACCATCCAGTTATAGCCGTTGCTCCATGCAATGCTCAGGAAGCTGTTTTTGAGACTATTAGAGCATTTAATATGGCTGAAAAGTTTAGGCAGCCTGTTTATATCTTAACAGACGGTTCTCTGTCTCACTTGCATACAAAGGTTTATATACCAGACCCAGAAGAAGTTGAAGTAATAGACAGGCAGCCACCAGAAGTTGAGCCTGATGAGTATTATCCTTATGATTACAACTATGAAATTCCACCTTTGGCTCCTTGGTGGACAAAGGATGGAAAGAGCTATAGATATCATCTTTCAAGTCTTGTTCATGATAAAACTGGATTCCCAACGGTTGTTCCTAAGTATGTTCAGTGGCTTGAGACAAGAATGATGAACAAGATTATGAATCATCTTGATGAGATTCTCAAATATGAGTATTACAAGATGGACGATGCTGAAACATGTGTTATAGCTTTTGGTTCAACAGCTGAAGCCGTTAGGGTTGCAATTGACGAAGCAAGAGAGCAGGGAATCAAGGTTGGAATGTTCAGACCTTTGACAATATGGCCATCTCCTGAAGCTCAGATTAAAGATATAGCATCAAAGGTTAAAAATATTATTGTTGCTGAGATGAATTTGGGCCAGTATGTTCTTGAAGTTCAAAGAATAGTTGCAGGACAGACTCCCGTTTACAACATAGCTCAGATGACAGGAACATTAATCAGACCTTCTCAGATACTTGAGAAGATTAAGGATCCTTCCAAGAAGGTTGAGCTCATTATGAGCGAAGAGGAGATAAAGAGGTTTGGAGGAGGCGAATAA
- a CDS encoding 2-oxoacid:ferredoxin oxidoreductase subunit beta yields the protein MAVDYMKYLRTEKLPLYWCPGCGDGIVLKCYIEAIDELGWSKDDCAMVSGIGCAARVTGYVDFHTLHTIHGRAIAVAVGVKMANPDKHVFVFGGDGDIVHIGGNHLLHAARRNIDITVVLINNWIYGMTGGQHSCTTPPGAKASTAPRGSYEPTIDVCKMAIGAGAGYVARGFAGDPKRLTKLIKEGLDYKGFSLIEVFSPCPINFGRRNKLGDPAKLMDYMKSFLVSSAKAKKMSEEELKGKFVTGVLHKDESKPELTASYKQLVEKAQASDEFWAKYATGRLTDADRYKISREELKGLYPYDVETPLKEWKKL from the coding sequence ATGGCTGTAGATTACATGAAATATTTAAGAACGGAAAAGTTGCCACTTTACTGGTGTCCAGGTTGTGGTGACGGTATAGTTTTAAAATGCTATATCGAAGCTATCGATGAGCTTGGCTGGAGCAAAGACGACTGTGCTATGGTTTCTGGTATTGGATGTGCTGCAAGGGTTACGGGTTATGTTGACTTCCACACATTGCATACAATTCACGGAAGGGCTATAGCTGTTGCCGTCGGCGTTAAAATGGCAAACCCTGATAAACATGTATTTGTTTTTGGTGGCGATGGTGATATAGTTCATATCGGTGGAAACCACCTGCTCCATGCTGCAAGAAGAAACATTGATATAACGGTTGTTTTGATTAATAACTGGATTTACGGAATGACAGGTGGTCAGCACTCCTGCACCACACCACCGGGAGCAAAAGCATCAACAGCACCAAGAGGTTCATACGAACCAACAATTGATGTGTGCAAAATGGCTATAGGTGCTGGTGCTGGTTATGTAGCAAGAGGATTTGCAGGCGACCCAAAGAGGTTGACAAAATTGATAAAAGAAGGTCTTGACTACAAAGGTTTCAGCTTGATAGAAGTCTTCAGTCCATGTCCAATTAACTTTGGAAGAAGAAATAAGCTTGGCGACCCTGCAAAATTGATGGATTACATGAAGAGCTTTTTGGTAAGCTCAGCTAAGGCTAAGAAGATGAGCGAAGAAGAGTTGAAGGGTAAATTCGTCACCGGCGTATTACATAAAGACGAAAGCAAGCCAGAACTTACAGCGTCTTACAAGCAGCTTGTTGAGAAGGCTCAAGCTTCTGATGAGTTCTGGGCTAAGTATGCAACTGGTAGGCTTACGGATGCTGATAGATACAAGATTTCAAGGGAAGAGCTTAAAGGTCTTTATCCGTATGATGTAGAAACACCACTAAAAGAATGGAAAAAACTATAA
- a CDS encoding 2-oxoacid:acceptor oxidoreductase family protein, giving the protein MAFHYELRFGGVGGQGSLTAGTIIAHAAVFHTDYYATQVPTYTSQVRGGAAKADIIISDEPIVFPESTNVDFFLSTHQKAYDAYKGDLKEGAYVLVDSGLVTVPDEDAKKYKVYEYPLVHTAKYEIGNVVTMNILAVGICIGLTEVLPVDVVRETVKEEVPPAFIDMNMKAFDMGLEVGRKFKQEGPTKK; this is encoded by the coding sequence ATGGCGTTTCATTATGAATTAAGATTTGGAGGAGTTGGAGGACAGGGTTCCTTAACAGCGGGAACTATTATAGCCCATGCTGCTGTTTTCCATACAGATTACTATGCAACTCAGGTTCCAACTTACACATCCCAGGTTAGAGGTGGTGCAGCAAAGGCAGACATTATTATTTCTGATGAACCAATTGTGTTCCCTGAGTCAACAAATGTTGACTTCTTCTTGTCAACTCATCAGAAGGCATACGATGCTTATAAAGGCGATTTAAAAGAAGGTGCTTATGTTTTGGTTGACTCTGGACTTGTAACTGTTCCAGATGAAGATGCAAAAAAATACAAGGTTTACGAGTATCCACTTGTTCATACGGCAAAATACGAAATCGGCAATGTTGTCACGATGAACATTCTTGCCGTTGGAATATGTATAGGATTGACAGAAGTTTTACCTGTTGATGTTGTTAGAGAGACGGTAAAAGAAGAAGTTCCACCTGCCTTTATCGACATGAATATGAAGGCATTTGACATGGGTCTTGAAGTAGGAAGGAAGTTTAAACAGGAAGGGCCAACAAAGAAGTAG
- the speE gene encoding polyamine aminopropyltransferase has protein sequence MAFFPEFWFTEKYSGTCGFTFKVKQVLYTDKSELQRIDILETFDFGRVMLLDGLIMFTERDEFVYHEMISHLPLFAAEEPKDVLIIGGGDGGTAREVLKHEYLNSITQVEIDKLVVETSKKYTPFVGESLANPKLNLIIGDGIEFVKDKKSLYDIVIVDSTDPFGAAEGLFNVEFYSNVREILKDNGIVVAQAENYYYDKRWMMRSVNNMRKAFGEDKVTIYQASIPTYPSGTWAFSIAWKGDTHPKDSFDKERFEKLNLKLKYYNPEIHKAAFVLPNYAREILG, from the coding sequence ATGGCTTTTTTCCCTGAATTTTGGTTTACAGAGAAGTATTCTGGCACGTGTGGCTTCACATTTAAGGTGAAACAGGTTTTATATACGGATAAGAGCGAGCTTCAAAGGATTGACATTTTAGAGACATTCGATTTTGGCAGGGTTATGCTGCTTGATGGTTTGATAATGTTTACAGAGAGAGATGAGTTTGTCTATCATGAGATGATATCACATTTGCCTTTATTTGCAGCTGAAGAGCCTAAGGATGTACTGATTATTGGCGGTGGTGATGGTGGAACGGCAAGAGAAGTGTTAAAACATGAGTATTTAAACTCTATAACACAGGTTGAGATAGACAAACTTGTTGTTGAAACATCAAAGAAATATACACCATTTGTTGGAGAGAGTTTAGCCAATCCTAAATTGAATCTTATTATTGGAGATGGTATAGAGTTTGTAAAGGATAAAAAATCTCTTTATGATATCGTAATTGTTGATTCAACAGACCCGTTTGGTGCTGCTGAAGGTTTGTTTAATGTGGAGTTTTACTCAAATGTTAGAGAGATTTTGAAAGATAATGGTATAGTTGTTGCACAAGCCGAAAATTACTATTACGATAAGCGATGGATGATGCGTTCTGTAAACAATATGAGAAAGGCTTTTGGTGAAGATAAGGTTACCATATATCAAGCTTCTATTCCCACATACCCGTCTGGCACATGGGCATTCTCTATTGCATGGAAGGGTGATACTCATCCAAAAGATAGTTTTGATAAGGAGAGATTCGAGAAACTAAACCTTAAGCTGAAATATTACAATCCAGAGATTCATAAGGCTGCGTTTGTTTTGCCGAATTATGCAAGGGAAATTTTAGGCTAA
- a CDS encoding pyridoxal phosphate-dependent aminotransferase, with the protein MVFGKTDKKFSNFFNQIKPSGLRLAQTIFEKRVKEDLKKGIAPIEAINVAIGSVSLKTHPKLLERYLNPTDETLINGVWRYGETPGTEKANQVFINIIKAFLPEDSNLELYSIIQDGGSGAMRTAVLGLCGDAGSEDRPLLVMNPTYTNYKAVADELGRKIVAVERALDRSGNFNDVAVEEIEKAVRKYRPGALLIIPYDNPSGKLMRQKTINEYARICLENDMFIISDEAYRGLYYVDCEPPSIWRVTDKDVPGIEDAKIRISIESLSKTFNACGLRMGALVTDNEDFIERASAANTTYLCPSIIDQHIVEVLYDEKKEDILKWISNLRDYYKDLLEYMYEGLNKEVPGAIVSKPEASIYMVVDLRDIVDDDFDAEEFVMYCATEGEVRLNGKRYTLLVSPMWGFYNVIEGRNPGRTQVRIACVEPEEKMRLVPRLFGELLYQYLDSRKDLAAC; encoded by the coding sequence ATGGTTTTCGGTAAAACAGATAAGAAATTTTCTAACTTTTTTAATCAGATAAAACCTTCAGGATTAAGACTTGCCCAAACTATATTTGAAAAAAGGGTTAAAGAAGACCTAAAGAAGGGCATTGCACCCATTGAAGCTATAAATGTGGCGATAGGTAGTGTTTCATTGAAAACTCATCCAAAGCTTTTAGAGAGGTATCTCAACCCTACAGATGAGACCCTTATAAATGGAGTATGGCGATATGGTGAAACGCCAGGGACAGAGAAAGCCAATCAGGTTTTTATCAATATTATAAAGGCTTTTTTGCCTGAAGATTCCAACTTGGAACTCTATTCGATTATTCAGGATGGTGGCTCTGGTGCTATGAGGACAGCTGTTTTGGGTTTATGTGGTGATGCTGGGAGTGAGGATAGACCGCTTCTTGTTATGAATCCAACATACACTAATTATAAAGCTGTTGCAGATGAACTTGGAAGGAAAATAGTTGCTGTTGAACGTGCATTAGATAGGAGCGGAAATTTTAATGATGTTGCCGTTGAAGAGATTGAAAAAGCCGTTAGAAAATATAGGCCTGGGGCTCTGCTTATTATACCGTATGATAATCCGTCTGGTAAATTGATGCGTCAGAAGACGATAAACGAGTATGCAAGAATTTGTCTTGAAAACGATATGTTTATAATAAGCGACGAGGCTTATCGTGGGCTTTACTATGTTGATTGTGAGCCACCGAGCATCTGGAGAGTTACGGATAAGGATGTGCCGGGTATTGAAGATGCAAAGATTAGGATAAGTATAGAGAGTTTATCTAAGACATTTAATGCTTGCGGTTTAAGAATGGGTGCACTTGTTACGGATAATGAAGATTTTATAGAGAGAGCATCGGCTGCAAATACTACCTATCTCTGTCCTTCAATAATAGACCAGCATATCGTTGAGGTCCTTTACGATGAAAAAAAGGAAGATATATTGAAATGGATATCTAATTTGCGGGATTATTATAAAGATTTACTTGAGTATATGTATGAAGGATTAAATAAGGAGGTTCCTGGAGCTATAGTTTCAAAACCTGAGGCATCTATTTATATGGTTGTTGATTTACGCGATATAGTCGATGATGATTTTGATGCTGAAGAGTTTGTTATGTATTGTGCGACAGAAGGAGAAGTGAGGTTAAATGGAAAGAGATACACATTACTTGTGAGCCCAATGTGGGGATTTTATAATGTTATAGAAGGTAGAAACCCTGGAAGGACACAGGTAAGAATCGCCTGTGTTGAACCCGAAGAGAAGATGAGACTTGTGCCGAGACTGTTCGGTGAGCTTCTGTATCAGTATTTGGATTCAAGAAAAGATTTGGCAGCCTGCTAA
- a CDS encoding acyl-CoA synthetase, translating to MKHNMVNYEEEVRNFKLEVPEYYNFAFDVVDKWAEDRTKLALVWADTTGKTIKKYTFWDISMMSNKFANVLLSLGIKKGDHVFIMVPRIVEWYAVMLGLNKVGAVAMPAPNILMPDDIRYRIRQGEAVMAIASASNASKVEQACSNGDCPSLKVKMIIDGDLEGWVSFENQMDKATDKLSKDDVEPTKATDPLLIYFTSGTTKYPKMVMHEQSYALAHIVTAKYWHDLQPTDLHWTISDTGWGKAVWGKLYGQWQIGAAVFMHNAGAHFDPKITLRLLTTQGITSFCAPPTVYRMLIQEDLSKYDFSSLRHCTSAGEPINPEVIKAWKNATGTLIYDGYGQTESVLLVANYPCMPIKYGSMGKPVPGFDVKIVDDDGNEMPVGEPGHIAVRIKPEHPIGLTKGYYKDEAATAEAFRGDFYFTGDRAYQDVDGYFWFYGRADDVIKSSGYRIGPFEVESALQEHPAVVESAVVGSPDPIRGTIVKAFIILADGYEPGEELIRDIQDFVKKKTAPYKYPREIEFVKELPKTISGKIKRAVLRRMEIERKLGKKGSNGSIV from the coding sequence ATGAAACACAACATGGTTAATTACGAAGAGGAAGTTAGAAATTTTAAACTGGAAGTTCCAGAGTATTACAACTTTGCCTTTGATGTGGTTGACAAATGGGCGGAAGATAGGACGAAGTTGGCTTTGGTCTGGGCTGATACGACTGGTAAAACGATAAAAAAATATACATTTTGGGACATCTCTATGATGTCAAATAAATTTGCCAATGTGCTTTTGAGTTTAGGCATTAAGAAGGGTGACCATGTGTTTATAATGGTGCCAAGGATTGTTGAGTGGTATGCTGTGATGCTTGGTTTGAATAAAGTTGGTGCTGTTGCTATGCCTGCACCAAATATTTTAATGCCTGATGATATAAGGTATCGCATAAGACAGGGTGAAGCTGTTATGGCTATAGCTTCTGCGTCCAATGCGTCTAAGGTTGAGCAGGCATGCTCAAACGGTGATTGTCCTTCTTTAAAGGTGAAAATGATAATAGATGGTGATTTAGAAGGCTGGGTTTCATTTGAAAATCAGATGGATAAAGCAACGGATAAACTTTCTAAGGATGATGTTGAGCCGACGAAGGCAACAGACCCGCTACTCATATATTTCACAAGTGGGACTACGAAATATCCGAAAATGGTTATGCATGAGCAGTCTTATGCTTTGGCGCATATAGTAACTGCTAAATATTGGCACGACTTACAACCAACAGATTTACATTGGACGATTTCGGATACAGGCTGGGGCAAGGCTGTCTGGGGTAAACTTTACGGTCAGTGGCAAATTGGCGCTGCTGTGTTTATGCATAATGCGGGTGCTCATTTTGACCCGAAGATAACATTAAGGTTGCTTACAACTCAAGGTATAACATCTTTCTGTGCTCCACCCACTGTTTACAGAATGTTGATTCAGGAAGATTTAAGTAAATATGATTTTTCGTCTTTGAGACACTGCACTTCTGCTGGTGAGCCAATAAATCCAGAAGTTATAAAGGCATGGAAAAACGCAACAGGAACACTGATATATGATGGGTATGGTCAGACAGAAAGTGTTTTGCTTGTTGCTAACTATCCATGTATGCCGATTAAGTATGGCTCAATGGGCAAGCCCGTACCTGGGTTCGATGTTAAAATTGTTGACGATGATGGAAATGAGATGCCTGTTGGAGAGCCAGGACATATAGCTGTTAGAATAAAGCCTGAGCATCCGATAGGTTTAACTAAGGGTTATTATAAAGATGAAGCTGCAACAGCCGAAGCATTTAGGGGTGATTTCTATTTTACTGGCGATAGGGCTTATCAGGATGTTGACGGTTATTTCTGGTTCTATGGAAGAGCAGACGATGTAATTAAGTCGTCTGGATACAGGATTGGCCCATTTGAAGTTGAAAGTGCTCTTCAAGAACATCCGGCTGTTGTTGAGAGTGCTGTTGTTGGAAGTCCAGACCCAATAAGAGGAACAATTGTCAAAGCGTTTATTATACTTGCTGATGGTTATGAGCCAGGTGAAGAGTTAATAAGAGATATTCAGGATTTTGTAAAGAAGAAGACAGCACCCTATAAGTATCCACGGGAGATAGAGTTTGTAAAAGAGTTGCCAAAAACAATAAGTGGCAAGATAAAGAGAGCCGTTTTAAGGAGAATGGAGATAGAAAGAAAGCTGGGCAAAAAGGGCTCAAACGGTTCTATAGTATAA